Proteins encoded by one window of Camelus dromedarius isolate mCamDro1 chromosome 27, mCamDro1.pat, whole genome shotgun sequence:
- the SMIM7 gene encoding small integral membrane protein 7, with amino-acid sequence MIGDILLFGTLLMNAGAVLNFKLKKKDTQGFGEESREPSTGDNIREFLLSLRYFRIFIALWNVFMMFCMIVLFGS; translated from the exons ATGATCGGGGACATCCTGCTGTTTGG GACGCTGCTGATGAACGCCGGGGCGGTCCTCAACTTTAAGCT GAAAAAGAAGGACACGCAGGGCTTTGGTGAGGAGTCGAGGGAGCCCAGCACAG GAGACAACATCCGGGAGTTCTTGCTGAGCCTCAGATACTTCCGTATCTTCATCGCCCTCTGGAATGTCTTCATGATGTTCTGCATGATTGT GCTCTTTGGCTCCTGA